CGCGGGCGTGGGGTGTGGCTGGGTTGGGCCCGGAGCCCGTGGCCCGGGGGCCGGGGGCCGGGGGTCACTTGATGAAGAGCATCTCGCGGTAGATCGGCATCGGCCAGAGGTCGTCGGCGACGATGGTTTCCAGTTCGTCGGCCACCTCGCGCAGGTCTGTCATGGCCGGGATCGCCTTGTCGCGCAGGTGCTCGGCTTCCTTCTGGGGGTCGTCGTTGGAGTGGCCGATCGCGTCCTCGACGCGGGCGGCGGCGGCGCGCAGACGCGAGATCAGCTCGCAGACGCGCTCGAGGTCCTCGCGCGAGTCGGTCGCCTCGATGTTGACCGCTTCGGCCGACGCGACGGCGTCGGCGAGCTGGACCTGGTGGCGCAGGGCCGCCGGCAGCACCAGCCGGCGCGACATCGAGACCATCGTGCGCGCCTCGATGACGATCTGCTTGTTGTACTTCTCGTAGAAGATGTGGGTGCGCGCCGCGAGCTCGGTCTTGCTCATGACGCTGTACTTCGCGAAGAGGTCCGCGGCCTTCTTGGACTTGAGCGCCGCGAGGGCGGCGACCGTCTCGCGGTTGTTGGGCAGCCCGCGCTTCGCGGCCTCGTCGCGCCAGGCCTGGGTGTAGTTGTCGCCGTCGAAGATAACCCGCTTGTGATCGCTGACGATCTCCTTGAGCAACGCGCGGACAGCGGCGTCGAGCTTCTCCGGGGTGTTGGACTTGCCGACCGCCTTCTCGAGCTTCGTCGCGATGTAGTCGAGCGACTCGGCGACGATGGTGTTGAGGACGGTGTTGGGCCAGCCGACGGACTGGGTGGAGCCGACGGCGCGGAACTCGAACTTGTTGCCGGTGAAGGCAAAGGGCGAGGTGCGGTTGCGATCGGACGCGTGGCGCGGGATCTGGGGGAGTGTCCGCGCGCCGAGCGACATGGCGCCGCCCTTCTTGGTGCCGCGGTTCTCTCCGGATTCGAGCTGGCTGACGATGTCGCTGAGCATGTCGCCCAGGTAGATAGACATGATGGCGGGCGGCGCCTCGTTGGCGCCCAGGCGGTGGTCGTTGCCGGCGTGCGCGACGGCGGCGCGGAGGAGGTCGCAGTGCAGGTCCACGGCGCGGATGACGGCGCAGAGGCAGGTGAGGAACTGCATGTTGGTGTGGGTGTCGTCGCGCGGGTCGAGCAGGTTGACGCCGGTGTCGGTGGCCATCGACCAGTTGTTGTGCTTGCCCGATCCGTTGACGCCGGCGAATGGCTTCTCGTGCAGGATGCACTGGAGGCCGAAGCGCGGGGCGATGCGCTTGAGGGTCTCCATCACGAGTGACTGATGGTCGCAGGCGACGTTGGCGAGCTCGAAGAGGGGGGCGATCTCGAACTGCCCCGGCGCGACCTCGTTGTGGCGCGTGCGCACCGGCACGCCCAGCGCGTAGAGGTTGCGATCGACCTCGGCCATGTACGCGAGGACGCGGGGCGGGATGGAGCCGAAGTAGTGGTCCTCGAGCTGCTGGTCCTTCGCGGCCTTGGCGCCGAAGAGGGTCCGGTCGCAGGTCATGAGGTCGGGGCGCGCGAAGTAGAAGTTCCGGTCGATCAGGAAGTACTCCTGTTCGACTCCGAGCGAGGTGTTGACTCGCGAGACGCCGGCGTCGGTCCCGAAGAGCTTCAGGATGCGCATGGCGTGCTCGGAGAGCGCGTCGATGGAGCGGAGCAGGGGGGTCTTGTAGTCGAGGGCCTCGCCGGTCCACGAGACGAAAGCGGTGGGGATGCAGAGCGTGACGGTGTTCGTGCCGCGGACGAGGAAGACGGGCGAGGAGGGGTCCCAGGCGGTGTAGCCTCGCGCTTCGAAGGTGCCTCGCACGCCGCCGGAGGGGAAGGAGGACGCGTCGGGCTCTCCGGAGATGAGCGAATCGCCGGAGAACTCGACGAGCGCGCCGCCGATGCCGTCGGGCATGATGAAGGAGTCGTGCTTCTCGGCGGTGGAGCCGGTAAGGGGCTGGAACCAGTGCGTGTAGTGGGTGGCGCCGTGC
This Phycisphaeraceae bacterium DNA region includes the following protein-coding sequences:
- a CDS encoding glutamine synthetase III, whose protein sequence is MNHSTSRSDAIRSVIQWSEAAHARDTRAEKAEDLFGRDVFSERVMRQRLPKEVFKAVQRTVKFGEPLDPAVANTVANAMKDWALEHGATHYTHWFQPLTGSTAEKHDSFIMPDGIGGALVEFSGDSLISGEPDASSFPSGGVRGTFEARGYTAWDPSSPVFLVRGTNTVTLCIPTAFVSWTGEALDYKTPLLRSIDALSEHAMRILKLFGTDAGVSRVNTSLGVEQEYFLIDRNFYFARPDLMTCDRTLFGAKAAKDQQLEDHYFGSIPPRVLAYMAEVDRNLYALGVPVRTRHNEVAPGQFEIAPLFELANVACDHQSLVMETLKRIAPRFGLQCILHEKPFAGVNGSGKHNNWSMATDTGVNLLDPRDDTHTNMQFLTCLCAVIRAVDLHCDLLRAAVAHAGNDHRLGANEAPPAIMSIYLGDMLSDIVSQLESGENRGTKKGGAMSLGARTLPQIPRHASDRNRTSPFAFTGNKFEFRAVGSTQSVGWPNTVLNTIVAESLDYIATKLEKAVGKSNTPEKLDAAVRALLKEIVSDHKRVIFDGDNYTQAWRDEAAKRGLPNNRETVAALAALKSKKAADLFAKYSVMSKTELAARTHIFYEKYNKQIVIEARTMVSMSRRLVLPAALRHQVQLADAVASAEAVNIEATDSREDLERVCELISRLRAAAARVEDAIGHSNDDPQKEAEHLRDKAIPAMTDLREVADELETIVADDLWPMPIYREMLFIK